One Phycisphaerae bacterium genomic region harbors:
- a CDS encoding DUF2924 domain-containing protein, translating into MVEKLNVAREVAALRRMTVKGLRGRYAEVFGEATRSGNKDWLWKRIAWRMQANAEGGLSERARRRAEELADNTDLRVRRPPDKPAPSPGSTTTKAKVEFGDRAGALMPGTILTRPYKGRMITVVVLDDGFECDGDVYRSLSAVAKAVTGSHWNGNYFFGVKGRRGG; encoded by the coding sequence ATGGTTGAGAAACTGAACGTCGCCCGCGAGGTGGCCGCTCTGAGGCGGATGACCGTCAAGGGACTGCGCGGCCGGTACGCCGAGGTTTTCGGCGAGGCGACGCGGTCGGGCAACAAGGACTGGCTGTGGAAGCGGATCGCCTGGCGGATGCAGGCGAACGCCGAAGGCGGCCTGTCGGAACGCGCCCGTCGCCGCGCGGAGGAATTGGCCGACAACACGGACCTCCGCGTCCGCCGGCCTCCGGACAAGCCAGCACCGTCGCCGGGCTCGACTACGACCAAGGCGAAGGTCGAATTCGGCGACCGGGCCGGCGCGTTGATGCCCGGCACGATTCTGACCCGACCGTACAAGGGGCGAATGATCACCGTCGTGGTGCTCGATGATGGCTTCGAGTGCGACGGCGACGTTTACCGCAGCCTCTCGGCCGTGGCGAAAGCCGTGACCGGCTCGCACTGGAACGGCAACTACTTCTTCGGCGTGAAAGGACGGCGGGGCGGATGA